From the genome of Eriocheir sinensis breed Jianghai 21 chromosome 55, ASM2467909v1, whole genome shotgun sequence:
GCGCCCCACGACCTGCGCAGTGAATCGTACGAGCCAGCACAGCCCCGCGCAGCCCTCACACGCTCGTCCCCTCCCGAAGAAGCAGGAGCACAGTGAAGCCAAGGAACCCAACGGCGGACGTGCTTTCATCAGTTGTAGCTACGTCAGGAAGGATGCGGCCGCCTTCAGAGGACAAGGACCCACCCGCTTACGACTCCATGTATCCTGGAgaggcgcaggaggaggggagggatacgGGTCAAAGAGGGTCATTCAGGGTCGTGGAGGGACTGGGTCTTCGTAGGATGTCTAGCAGAGAGCCGCCGCCCGAGGTTGTGGTTATACGGGGTGAaacggggaggaaggaaaggagtgaagggaaggaggcggcCGCGGAGGGGACGCTGCCGAAATctgacgaagggaagaagaaggaagaaacgaaggaaagaaaaatgtgtgACTATATTTCAACTCCCAGCGCCGAGGAAGTATTAAGGTAAGTGTATTTTCTTGTATATtcacatttgttttctttatttttctttatttttacgctGAGAGAAACGTAAAGTCAATTCATGCTTTTTAATAatttcatgtttccttccttccctcacccttactTCTGTCTCTcgtcctttctatccctttccccctttcctcgtgTTCGTGTAAATGCATATTCTTATTTTCTaacccgttttcttcttctttcatatgTATCCTCTTCTCGTTATTGTTTCATTCATctgggcgcctcctcctcctcctcctcctcctcttcctcctcctccttttcctgttcctcttcctcctcctcctccttttcctgttccttccccttcttttcatttttatctttacaTTTCGTTTGATAATtacctctcctcattctctcctgctcctcctcctcctcctcctcctcctccccatcttcttcgcCTTCACCTCATCCTCTCAGGGACTTCTGCACCAAGACCACGGCCCACGGGTTCAGCCACATCGTGAAGAGCGGGCAACCCCTCCTGCTGAGCGCCTTCTGGTTTCTGGTGACGTCGACGGGGTGAGTTATGAGCATGCGCGGGCAAGGACTGTGCAAATAAGGTTCTCGATAAACAATTCCTACGTCGGAACAATTAACGAAGCTACACCATACAATTTGAATTCACTGAAGTGGCTTAAAGTACTGTAAGAAGAATGACGATGAGGAGGACAAGTAAGATGAGTAAAAAGCATAGGAATTGAAAGGATTAGATGAAGAGTAGATTGATATTAAGAACCTGTAAGGAGGTGAAAgaattgaggaggaagaaaacaaaacagcgaTGAAATTGAATCAGATGAATAGTAGATTTTAAtatggaagaaatgagaaggaggaggaagataagtaagGTAGAAAAAAACCTGTACCATTTTCTTGCTCCCACTCCTTTTAGTATTCTGaccctacttttcctctccttacatATCCTTTTCGCAATCTGACTtcgatccttttcttccttccctcttatggATCCTGATCGCTCCCATCCAGTATTCTACCCTCAGCTGCCTTCTTTCTCCCTGCTCTCAtcttacctctcttctctccttggcCCTTCTTTAATCTGACTtcgatccttttcttccttctctctaatgGATCGTACGTAATCTCATTTATCCtcactcatctttctctctttcttcctctttttctttcccttatccttctccccgcctctccctccaGGATCCTGATTCTGATCTCGGCGTCCTACGAGGTGACCTACACGTCCCTCATCGCCAAGCGGCCGTCCATCGAAGTGGTGCACGTCGACAAGTACGGAACCGGCATGCGGGTGCCCTACATCACCATCTGCAGCCTCGCAGGGTTCGCGAGGTCCAAGCTGGCGAGTGAGTGTtgcttttttttcacagcaagggaTCTCAAGCGAAGAAAAATGTCCGCTGAGCGCTGGtccagtaaaagaaaaaagcatgaggctagaagagaggtcaatttcgaaaggagagttgtcttgatactctccccttGGAATAGTTCAAGTCGCAGGTAAGAAGAAATACAGTcggaggaaggctgtttcagaatTTATCAGCGGACAAGATGGGAGAATGatgctgctggttaactctaaGGGATTTGAATAGAAtcgggatgagcaagagtagaaagtcgtgtgcagcggggccgcaggaggagggcagacatgcagttagcaagttcagaggagcagtcagcatgaaaatatcgatagaagatagagagagatgcaATATTGCAGTGGgatttatgaggtagaagactgtcagtaaaagGAATGGAGTTGATGAcccgaagagcctttgactccactctgtctagctgagctgtgtgtggagccccacacacgagatgcatactccatgcgaagACAGACAAGGCCTTTGTATATGGACAGTatctgaaggagggaaaaaacattGTTGGAGACGATGCTGAACGCCCAACCTGATGGATGTTGATTTGGggaaagaggagatatgaagtttccagttaagattttgagttggatAGACCGataatgtttagtgtagaagaaggggacagctgtgtgttATGGATGAATCACTAAAGGACGGGTGCTTGGAaatttgtgtcgagttgacaggtggggaaattgagttttttgagccattgaaggacacaagttcCTCCTGCCCATTCAGAAATTATAGCTATGCAGCGTTCAGCCTAGTCTTGTACTTCTTGTAGGGAGGGTCTTCTAATAAATGATAAATATGTTGAATACTGCAGAGCAAAGTCATCGACATATAAGTGGATACAACAGttagttttggaaagatcattaacgaacgacagaaagagagtgggagatagagatGACccctgtgcaggtgtgtgtgtgtgtgtgtgtgtgtgtgtgtgtgtgtgtgtgtgtgtgtgtgtgtgtgtcttcttccATGTATCTAACATCTAGGTCTTTCctttacccataaaatatctcttgCAAACCTTATCGTACCACTCTTACTGCGAAGCCTAGCACCAGTCCATCActtcaacctttttctttcttcatccctccttttccctacCCTCTCAAAACCCAACGCCAGCAACGCCCTGGCCTTGCATGTATACCTATAAATTAActcccgggcagtcggcgtgcacctcacccagctgttcatcctcccctttcgggctggtcggtaaatgggtacctggggaaacctggggaaggtaaactgtggtaatcccagACTTGACAGTGGCCCGTGTTCCGGGGTAATGcgtccctcccaccacaggctcaagctCCAatgaacggagatgagcaccgcagccacgcacaGTTTgaatgcacccaactttaccgtACCTgaatcttttcctcttattcttgcgCATACTAGATCATTGCTACAACCGTTTTctgtcttcgtcttcctcatc
Proteins encoded in this window:
- the LOC126983824 gene encoding uncharacterized protein LOC126983824; its protein translation is MRPPSEDKDPPAYDSMYPGEAQEEGRDTGQRGSFRVVEGLGLRRMSSREPPPEVVVIRGETGRKERSEGKEAAAEGTLPKSDEGKKKEETKERKMCDYISTPSAEEVLRDFCTKTTAHGFSHIVKSGQPLLLSAFWFLVTSTGILILISASYEVTYTSLIAKRPSIEVVHVDKYGTGMRVPYITICSLAGFARSKLAKYNVSNTLASYLLLAVRGTEIISPSLETTPGRQAVLQDDMDTYLRVHNLTVGQMVSLLSPQ